The proteins below are encoded in one region of Desulfuromonadales bacterium:
- a CDS encoding YbfB/YjiJ family MFS transporter, translating to MSIMDTGRTRNHVSSSRDWAAFNILAGGMLGMVVAMGIGRFAFTPILPLMQRDLGMSHSVAGWLAGLNYLGYLAGAIACTIAPKLLRSQVVGAGALALSLATTIFMGVTLSPFWWGIMRLVGGVASSILFIIISAEVGESLARRGYGHWFGALYGGIGLGIALSGLIVPHLDKAGGWSAAWTGIGGLAVFCAIAGMALGRTRDYSPSIVAENPDHTGRLVSILLLAMAYFLEGLGYIVTATFIVAIIATTPGLETFAPSSWVAVGLAAVPSTILWPYLARRIGNKRALLAAYAIQIAGILVSRHATSVFEVIFAAVTFGGTFLGIVALTMAEGNLRMGKEGRRAAAFLTASFSVGQMLGPVIAGMLADRQDGFAMPLLLAAASVTLGCLFIALDRRYQLHKP from the coding sequence ATGTCAATCATGGATACAGGCCGCACAAGAAACCACGTTTCCTCCTCCAGGGATTGGGCTGCCTTCAATATCCTGGCAGGCGGCATGCTCGGCATGGTGGTTGCCATGGGTATCGGGCGGTTCGCCTTCACCCCGATTCTCCCCCTCATGCAACGCGACCTCGGGATGAGCCATTCGGTCGCCGGTTGGCTCGCAGGTTTGAACTACCTGGGCTATCTGGCTGGGGCCATTGCGTGCACCATCGCTCCAAAACTTCTCCGTTCCCAGGTAGTCGGGGCCGGGGCCTTAGCGCTGAGCCTTGCCACCACCATCTTCATGGGAGTGACACTCTCGCCGTTCTGGTGGGGGATCATGCGCTTGGTTGGAGGCGTTGCCAGCTCCATCCTCTTCATCATCATCTCCGCCGAAGTGGGTGAGTCCCTTGCGCGGCGCGGTTACGGGCACTGGTTCGGCGCCCTGTACGGAGGGATCGGTCTCGGCATCGCCCTCAGCGGCCTCATTGTCCCCCACCTGGACAAGGCGGGCGGGTGGAGCGCTGCCTGGACGGGGATCGGAGGTCTTGCGGTCTTCTGTGCCATTGCCGGAATGGCTCTTGGCCGAACGCGGGATTACTCTCCGTCGATTGTTGCCGAAAACCCGGATCATACCGGTAGGTTGGTCAGTATCCTGCTATTGGCGATGGCCTATTTTCTGGAAGGTCTCGGCTATATCGTCACCGCGACGTTCATTGTCGCCATCATCGCGACGACTCCTGGTCTGGAAACCTTTGCCCCCTCTAGCTGGGTTGCGGTCGGTCTTGCCGCAGTTCCGTCAACAATCCTCTGGCCGTATTTGGCACGGCGCATCGGCAACAAGCGGGCACTGCTGGCAGCCTATGCCATCCAGATTGCCGGCATCCTGGTCAGCAGGCACGCTACTTCTGTTTTCGAAGTGATATTTGCCGCCGTTACATTCGGCGGCACCTTCCTGGGGATCGTTGCTTTGACCATGGCGGAGGGGAACCTGCGCATGGGCAAGGAGGGACGGCGGGCGGCTGCGTTCTTGACAGCGAGCTTCAGTGTCGGCCAGATGCTTGGGCCGGTCATAGCCGGGATGCTGGCCGACCGTCAGGACGGGTTTGCGATGCCTCTCCTTCTTGCAGCAGCCAGTGTGACTCTTGGATGCCTGTTCATCGCCCTGGATAGGCGTTATCAACTCCACAAGCCATAG
- a CDS encoding DUF1778 domain-containing protein — MAAKVETRISARVPEHVYETLTRAAELCGATINQFLVQSALDRARTVIEEESLIRLDVEAARRFFDAIENPPAPNEKLLAAFRIHKERL, encoded by the coding sequence ATGGCTGCAAAGGTCGAAACACGCATTTCAGCACGAGTGCCCGAGCACGTTTACGAGACTCTCACCCGCGCGGCCGAGCTGTGCGGAGCGACAATTAATCAATTTCTAGTTCAATCTGCACTCGATCGAGCGCGGACAGTGATCGAGGAGGAGAGTCTTATTCGCTTGGACGTGGAGGCAGCGAGGCGGTTTTTCGACGCGATCGAGAACCCACCAGCGCCGAACGAGAAATTGCTAGCGGCCTTCCGCATTCATAAGGAGCGGCTATAA
- a CDS encoding peroxiredoxin, translating to MSVLVGKKAPDFTAAAVMPDGAINSSFSLSDYKGRYIVLFFYPLDFTFVCPTELIAFSRRIDEFESRGVQVIGCSIDSQFTHVAWRNTPIEDGGIGAVTYPLVADVKHEVCKAYDVEFEQAGVAFRGSFLIDENGIVRHQVVNDLPLGRNVDEMLRMIDALQFTEKYGEVCPAGWNKGDKGMVPNKEGVASYLASEAGKL from the coding sequence ATGAGTGTACTGGTAGGCAAGAAAGCCCCTGATTTCACGGCTGCCGCGGTGATGCCCGACGGGGCGATCAATAGCAGCTTCAGCCTTTCCGATTACAAGGGCAGATACATCGTGCTGTTTTTCTACCCCCTCGATTTCACCTTCGTCTGCCCGACGGAACTGATCGCCTTCAGCCGGCGTATCGACGAGTTCGAAAGCCGCGGTGTGCAGGTGATCGGTTGTTCCATCGATTCCCAGTTCACCCACGTCGCCTGGCGCAATACGCCGATCGAAGATGGCGGGATAGGAGCAGTGACCTATCCGCTGGTGGCGGACGTCAAGCATGAGGTCTGCAAGGCCTACGATGTCGAGTTCGAGCAGGCCGGCGTCGCTTTTCGCGGTTCCTTCCTCATCGACGAGAACGGCATCGTCCGGCATCAGGTGGTCAACGATCTGCCGCTGGGCCGCAACGTCGACGAGATGCTGCGCATGATCGACGCCCTGCAGTTCACCGAGAAGTACGGCGAAGTCTGTCCGGCCGGCTGGAACAAGGGGGACAAGGGGATGGTGCCCAACAAGGAAGGGGTGGCTTCCTACCTGGCTTCGGAGGCGGGAAAGCTCTGA
- the xerC gene encoding tyrosine recombinase XerC produces MQEQIARFDKHLAVERNVSEHTRRAYRQDLEAFRLFLREELKWPEQGMLERIDNLVLRRYLAALHKQNKKSTIGRKLAALRTFFRFLVREGVLRLNPGELVATPKQGKYLPRTLTVDESFALMEQGGGAGLLSGRDRAIVETLYSCGLRVSELTGLNVGSVDLREGLVRVLGKGRKERIVPIGRKAREALGEYLAARGNPADEEPLFLNQRGGRLTSRSVERNLKVQLLKAGILKDATPHALRHSFATHLLDGGADLRAIQELLGHASLSTTQKYTQVSVDHLMHVYDQAHPRSRKKS; encoded by the coding sequence GTGCAGGAGCAGATCGCCCGTTTCGACAAGCACCTGGCCGTCGAGCGCAACGTTTCGGAGCATACCCGCCGCGCCTACCGGCAGGACCTGGAGGCCTTCCGGCTCTTTTTGCGCGAGGAGCTGAAGTGGCCCGAGCAAGGGATGCTCGAGCGGATCGACAACCTCGTTTTGCGCCGCTATCTGGCGGCTTTGCACAAGCAGAACAAGAAGTCGACCATCGGGCGCAAGCTGGCCGCGCTGCGCACCTTTTTCCGTTTCCTGGTGCGGGAGGGGGTACTCAGGCTCAACCCCGGCGAGCTGGTGGCGACCCCCAAGCAGGGGAAGTATCTCCCCCGCACCCTCACCGTCGACGAATCCTTCGCCCTGATGGAGCAGGGCGGCGGCGCCGGCCTCCTCTCCGGACGGGACCGCGCCATCGTCGAAACCCTCTACTCCTGCGGACTGCGCGTCAGCGAACTGACCGGCCTCAACGTCGGCAGCGTCGACCTGCGCGAGGGGCTGGTGCGGGTGCTCGGCAAGGGACGCAAGGAGCGGATCGTCCCGATCGGCCGCAAGGCACGGGAGGCCCTCGGCGAGTACCTGGCGGCGCGCGGCAATCCGGCCGACGAGGAACCGCTCTTTCTCAACCAGCGCGGCGGCCGGCTCACCTCCCGCAGCGTCGAGCGCAATCTCAAGGTCCAGCTGCTCAAGGCCGGCATCCTCAAGGACGCCACCCCCCACGCCCTGCGCCACTCCTTCGCCACCCACCTGCTCGACGGCGGCGCCGACCTGCGCGCCATCCAGGAGCTGCTCGGCCACGCCTCTCTCTCGACCACCCAGAAATACACCCAGGTCAGCGTCGACCACCTGATGCACGTCTACGACCAAGCCCATCCTCGCAGCCGCAAGAAATCCTGA
- a CDS encoding GPMC system family 4 glycosyltransferase, which translates to MRILIVTPRQPLATGNQVTATRHHDYLTRRGHEVHLTATDEENPAALRHALGTFRPDLVHLLHAYRSGRSWLACRAESAAPCVVTLTGTDIHEGCSIPAEGAVIRAVLQRAAAVITQNRITAENLSKQPTAWAGRVRYLPPGIVLGDAPYPLRRLHGIAADALLFLHPAGLRPVKGNLELLRLFDRVAGVRPGCRIAFCGPALDAAYAKRFMAEISLRPWALYLDVIPTTAMPAALSETDVVLNHSLSEGLPNTLIEAAALGRPILARDIPGNAAVVEPGINGLLYRTEDEFIRHALALFDNRGLRRKLSRPQPEAFDPATEAERLEAIYREALGAHVG; encoded by the coding sequence TTGCGCATCCTGATCGTCACCCCCCGGCAGCCCCTGGCAACCGGCAACCAGGTCACCGCCACGCGCCACCATGACTACCTGACGCGACGGGGTCACGAGGTCCATTTGACCGCCACCGACGAGGAAAATCCGGCGGCGCTGCGGCACGCCCTGGGCACGTTTCGCCCCGATCTGGTTCACCTGCTGCACGCTTACCGAAGCGGTCGGTCCTGGCTCGCCTGCCGTGCGGAATCTGCCGCCCCCTGCGTCGTCACTCTGACCGGAACCGACATCCATGAGGGCTGTTCGATCCCCGCGGAAGGGGCGGTCATCCGCGCGGTCCTGCAGCGGGCGGCAGCGGTGATCACCCAGAACAGAATCACCGCCGAGAATCTGAGCAAACAACCGACGGCCTGGGCCGGCCGGGTCCGCTATCTGCCGCCGGGGATCGTCCTTGGCGACGCCCCCTATCCCCTGCGCCGGTTGCACGGCATCGCGGCGGATGCACTGCTATTCCTGCACCCGGCCGGACTCCGGCCGGTCAAAGGGAACCTCGAACTGCTGCGGCTCTTCGACCGGGTGGCGGGCGTGCGGCCCGGGTGCCGGATCGCCTTCTGCGGCCCGGCGCTGGATGCCGCTTACGCCAAACGCTTCATGGCGGAAATTTCGCTGCGCCCCTGGGCGCTCTATCTCGATGTCATCCCGACGACGGCAATGCCCGCTGCTCTGAGCGAGACAGATGTGGTTCTCAACCACTCGCTGAGTGAAGGGCTGCCGAATACTCTCATCGAGGCCGCTGCCCTGGGCAGACCGATCCTGGCGCGGGACATCCCCGGCAACGCGGCGGTGGTCGAACCGGGGATCAATGGCCTGCTGTACCGGACGGAGGACGAATTCATCCGTCACGCCCTGGCCCTGTTCGATAACCGGGGGCTGCGCCGGAAGCTGTCCCGACCGCAGCCTGAAGCTTTCGATCCGGCCACCGAGGCGGAGAGACTGGAAGCCATCTACCGGGAGGCACTTGGAGCGCACGTCGGGTGA
- a CDS encoding 4-oxalocrotonate tautomerase family protein, with protein sequence MPYVNIKITKEGATAEQKALLIKGATQLLVDVLGKNPATTVVVIDEVDTDNWGIAGETVTVRRKAGK encoded by the coding sequence ATGCCGTACGTCAATATCAAAATCACCAAGGAAGGGGCCACCGCCGAGCAGAAGGCCCTGTTGATCAAAGGGGCGACCCAGTTGCTGGTCGACGTGCTTGGCAAGAACCCGGCGACGACCGTCGTCGTCATCGACGAGGTAGACACTGACAACTGGGGAATTGCGGGTGAGACGGTCACAGTCAGACGCAAGGCTGGGAAATAG
- a CDS encoding secondary thiamine-phosphate synthase enzyme YjbQ, giving the protein MITLEVESRQRVEMLDITGEVRQAIRRAGIDAGLAVLFVPHTTAAVTINENADPDVLRDMLMELNKIVPFDDHYRHAEGNSAAHLKSSLVGASETLLIEKGEPVLGTWQGIYFCEFDGPRHRRLHLRIVAG; this is encoded by the coding sequence GTGATCACCCTCGAGGTCGAAAGCCGGCAGCGGGTGGAAATGCTCGATATCACGGGCGAGGTACGCCAGGCCATCCGCAGGGCCGGCATCGACGCTGGGCTGGCGGTGCTGTTCGTCCCCCACACCACCGCGGCGGTCACCATCAACGAGAATGCCGACCCCGACGTGCTGCGGGACATGCTCATGGAGCTGAACAAGATCGTCCCCTTCGACGACCACTACCGGCACGCCGAGGGAAACAGCGCCGCCCACCTCAAGAGCAGTCTGGTGGGGGCGAGCGAGACGCTGCTGATCGAGAAGGGGGAGCCGGTCCTCGGCACTTGGCAGGGAATCTACTTCTGCGAGTTCGACGGCCCGCGCCACCGCCGGCTGCACCTCCGGATCGTTGCCGGATGA
- a CDS encoding alpha/beta fold hydrolase — protein MSIVFAVLTLIAGAVALVALLSYAIVWYERANADPGVVENRFNPENLRLAAWLMVQEWACLFITVLLYPLGWFKTTATSPEYGSGTPVLLLHGLFHNRACWLWTRYRLRRRGVPNVYTINLPPWYELEFLTEQVSRKVDELRHASGSDKVHLVGHSMGGIIARNFVQLGDGAEKVARCILLAAPNHGSKLAPFALSPLGKLLLPGSDFLRELAGAPLPAGVQFTAVYSRHDNMVIPFESGQLPEAENVALAGIGHASLLYHPRAFETLIDALTEEQP, from the coding sequence ATGTCCATTGTTTTCGCCGTTTTAACGCTTATTGCCGGCGCCGTCGCCCTGGTGGCCCTGCTGAGCTACGCCATTGTCTGGTACGAGCGCGCCAACGCCGACCCCGGGGTGGTTGAAAATCGCTTCAACCCGGAAAACCTCCGCCTGGCCGCCTGGCTCATGGTGCAGGAGTGGGCCTGTCTTTTCATCACCGTGCTGCTGTATCCCCTGGGCTGGTTCAAGACGACCGCAACATCGCCTGAATACGGCAGCGGCACCCCCGTGCTGCTGCTGCACGGCCTCTTTCACAACCGCGCCTGCTGGCTCTGGACCCGGTACCGCCTGCGCCGCCGGGGAGTGCCCAACGTCTATACGATCAATCTGCCGCCCTGGTACGAGCTGGAATTCCTGACGGAGCAGGTGTCCCGCAAGGTCGATGAGCTGCGGCACGCCAGCGGCAGCGACAAGGTGCATCTGGTCGGGCACTCGATGGGCGGGATCATCGCCCGCAACTTCGTGCAGCTGGGCGACGGCGCCGAGAAGGTCGCCCGCTGCATCCTGCTGGCTGCTCCCAACCACGGGTCGAAACTGGCCCCCTTCGCCCTGTCCCCACTGGGCAAGCTGCTGCTGCCCGGCTCGGACTTTCTGCGGGAGCTGGCCGGGGCGCCGTTGCCCGCCGGCGTCCAGTTCACCGCCGTCTACAGCCGGCACGACAACATGGTCATCCCCTTCGAGTCGGGGCAGCTGCCAGAGGCCGAAAACGTGGCCTTGGCCGGCATCGGGCATGCTTCCCTGCTCTACCATCCGCGCGCCTTCGAGACCCTGATCGACGCCCTGACGGAGGAGCAGCCGTGA
- a CDS encoding DUF362 domain-containing protein, with product MKERVVLQAAAGYARPQVEAAVECLLAPLGGMAAFVRPGQKVLLKPNMLAGKEPEKAVTTHPEIVRAVIRLAQQAGGVVAVGDSPGIGSPLQVAKRCGILPVIEETGAAFAPFAESVRIRPRGGTFHELEIARDLLDADVVINLPKLKTHQMMGLTAGVKNLFGAVVGIRKPRLHLQAGTDKAFFALMLLELAEQIRPALTLVDAITAMEGEGPGSGDPVHVGALLAGASPLAVDTVATALVGLSPEAVWTQRLALQTGRPGCRLEQVEILGDSLEKLRVRGFRPAKVTDVNFGLPPLLKNVLKDSLTARPVPDFQLCKRCGICIEACPPQAMRIDDDKLQIDYQRCIRCFCCQELCPYGALLTRQGLLLRLAAFLKGRCA from the coding sequence ATGAAGGAGCGGGTCGTCCTGCAGGCCGCCGCCGGTTACGCCCGGCCGCAGGTCGAAGCCGCCGTCGAGTGCCTGCTCGCCCCCCTGGGCGGGATGGCGGCCTTCGTCCGGCCCGGGCAGAAGGTGCTGCTCAAGCCGAACATGCTCGCCGGCAAGGAGCCGGAGAAGGCGGTGACCACCCATCCGGAGATCGTCCGCGCCGTCATTCGCCTGGCGCAGCAGGCCGGCGGGGTCGTCGCCGTCGGCGACTCGCCCGGCATCGGTTCCCCCTTGCAGGTGGCCAAACGCTGCGGCATCCTGCCGGTGATCGAGGAGACCGGCGCCGCCTTCGCCCCCTTTGCCGAATCGGTCAGGATCCGCCCCCGGGGCGGCACCTTTCATGAGCTGGAGATCGCTCGCGACCTGCTCGACGCCGACGTCGTCATCAATCTCCCCAAGCTCAAGACCCACCAGATGATGGGCCTGACCGCCGGCGTCAAGAACCTGTTCGGCGCCGTGGTCGGCATCCGCAAGCCGCGCCTGCACCTGCAGGCCGGCACCGACAAGGCCTTTTTCGCCCTGATGCTGCTGGAGCTGGCCGAGCAGATCCGCCCCGCCCTGACCCTGGTCGACGCCATCACCGCCATGGAGGGCGAAGGTCCCGGCAGCGGCGATCCGGTCCATGTCGGCGCCCTGCTCGCCGGCGCCTCGCCGCTGGCCGTCGACACCGTCGCCACCGCCCTGGTCGGGCTCTCCCCGGAAGCGGTCTGGACGCAGCGGTTAGCCCTGCAGACGGGACGGCCGGGATGCCGCCTGGAGCAGGTAGAAATCCTCGGCGATTCACTGGAAAAGCTGCGCGTCCGCGGTTTCCGGCCGGCCAAAGTCACCGACGTCAATTTCGGCCTGCCGCCGCTGCTGAAAAACGTCCTCAAGGATTCCCTCACCGCCCGCCCCGTCCCCGACTTTCAGCTTTGCAAGCGCTGCGGCATCTGCATCGAAGCCTGTCCGCCACAAGCGATGCGAATCGACGACGACAAGCTACAGATCGACTACCAGCGCTGCATCCGCTGCTTCTGCTGCCAGGAACTCTGTCCGTACGGCGCCCTGCTCACCCGCCAGGGGCTGCTGCTGCGGCTGGCGGCTTTTCTCAAGGGTCGGTGCGCCTGA
- a CDS encoding alkyl sulfatase dimerization domain-containing protein, with protein MKISPKTVCLAIAMIAMAVTSLAAGGGAVITADTTKHFDPMGKMPSKFTIELQNGLRKSLPFEDKRDFEESKQGFIAAPPYKQIMAEAGNVAWDIGSYEFLLDGKDFDSIHPSLQRQAILNMGFGLYEVVFGRIYQVRGYDLANISFIKGDTGWIVFDPLTCKETAKAALDFINEKVGKLPVVAVVYSHSHGDHFGGVRGVVDEEDVKSGKVKLIAPVGFMQHAVAENVYAGNAMTRRMFYQYGVLLPRSPFGHVDQAIGKNTAAGNLGLIPPNVVIRDDIEELTVDGVKMVFQNTPGTEAPAEMNTWFPDLKAFWAAENIVGSIHNIYTLRGAPVRDALRWSKEINEALYRFGGEAQVMFAAHNWPRWGNDRIQEVMRTQRDVYANLNNQVLHLVNQGVTINEIHNVYRLPKSLEQNWAAHSYHGSEANNSRAVVNKYIGYWDANPANLIPLSPRDSAPLYVEMMGGADRIVARGKDLYDQGKYLYAVEILNKLVFAEPNNQAARSLLADVYEQIGYQQESASVRNSFLAGAFELRHGIPKGTSPKSAGPDMITAMPTDLWLDFLGIRLDESKVEGKHFVINFVTPDNGEEHVVELSNSTLTNIKGFQAKNPDLTITMNRSDLETVMVGKASFDEQIANGKARLVGNREPYDLLKNSLSQFDMGFEVLPGTGGTPLTAPQYPFEQKAPAIDIISD; from the coding sequence ATGAAAATTTCCCCCAAAACAGTCTGCCTCGCGATTGCAATGATTGCCATGGCCGTCACAAGTCTTGCTGCCGGTGGCGGGGCGGTTATTACCGCCGACACGACCAAGCACTTCGATCCCATGGGGAAGATGCCGTCGAAATTCACCATCGAATTGCAGAATGGGCTGCGCAAATCCCTGCCATTCGAGGACAAGCGCGACTTCGAGGAGTCCAAGCAGGGCTTCATTGCTGCGCCACCCTACAAGCAGATCATGGCCGAGGCTGGCAACGTGGCCTGGGATATCGGGAGCTACGAGTTCCTGCTTGACGGCAAGGACTTCGACAGCATTCACCCCTCGCTACAACGTCAGGCGATCCTGAACATGGGCTTTGGCCTTTACGAGGTCGTGTTTGGGAGAATCTACCAGGTGCGTGGCTACGATCTGGCCAACATCTCCTTTATTAAGGGCGATACCGGCTGGATTGTTTTTGACCCGCTTACGTGCAAGGAAACCGCCAAGGCTGCTCTGGATTTCATCAACGAGAAAGTCGGCAAGCTCCCGGTGGTGGCGGTGGTCTACTCCCACTCCCACGGCGACCACTTCGGTGGAGTGCGCGGCGTGGTGGATGAGGAAGACGTGAAGAGCGGCAAGGTCAAGCTGATCGCCCCCGTGGGTTTCATGCAGCATGCCGTGGCCGAAAACGTCTATGCCGGCAACGCCATGACCCGCCGCATGTTCTATCAATACGGCGTGCTCCTGCCGCGCAGCCCCTTCGGCCACGTCGACCAGGCCATCGGCAAGAACACCGCCGCCGGCAACCTGGGCCTGATTCCGCCCAACGTGGTCATCAGGGACGATATTGAAGAACTAACCGTGGACGGCGTGAAGATGGTATTCCAGAACACCCCGGGCACCGAGGCCCCTGCCGAGATGAATACCTGGTTCCCGGACCTAAAGGCCTTCTGGGCGGCGGAGAACATCGTCGGCTCCATTCATAACATCTACACCCTGCGGGGTGCCCCGGTGCGCGATGCCCTGAGGTGGTCCAAGGAGATCAACGAGGCACTGTATCGCTTCGGCGGCGAGGCGCAAGTGATGTTCGCCGCCCACAACTGGCCGCGCTGGGGCAACGACCGTATCCAGGAGGTGATGCGTACCCAGCGTGACGTTTACGCCAACCTGAACAACCAGGTCCTGCACCTCGTCAACCAGGGCGTGACCATCAACGAAATCCACAACGTGTACCGCCTTCCCAAGAGCCTGGAACAGAACTGGGCGGCACACAGCTATCACGGCTCCGAGGCGAACAACAGCCGTGCGGTGGTCAACAAATACATCGGATACTGGGATGCCAATCCGGCCAACCTGATCCCGCTGTCACCGCGCGACTCCGCCCCGCTATATGTGGAAATGATGGGAGGCGCCGACAGGATCGTGGCCAGGGGTAAGGATCTTTACGACCAAGGCAAGTACCTGTACGCGGTGGAGATCCTCAACAAGCTGGTGTTTGCCGAACCGAACAATCAGGCGGCTAGGAGCCTGCTGGCCGATGTCTACGAGCAGATCGGCTACCAGCAAGAAAGCGCCAGTGTGCGAAACAGCTTCCTTGCCGGTGCCTTCGAGTTGCGCCATGGCATTCCCAAGGGCACCTCGCCCAAGTCCGCCGGACCGGACATGATCACGGCAATGCCCACCGACCTGTGGCTCGACTTTCTGGGCATCCGCCTAGATGAGAGCAAAGTCGAGGGCAAGCACTTCGTGATCAATTTCGTCACGCCCGATAACGGTGAGGAGCATGTCGTTGAGTTGAGCAACAGCACGCTGACCAACATCAAGGGCTTCCAGGCCAAGAATCCCGACCTCACCATCACCATGAACCGCTCCGACCTGGAGACGGTGATGGTGGGCAAGGCCAGCTTCGACGAGCAGATTGCCAACGGCAAGGCCAGGCTGGTGGGCAACCGTGAGCCTTACGACCTGCTCAAGAACTCGCTGTCCCAGTTCGACATGGGCTTCGAGGTCCTGCCAGGCACCGGCGGGACTCCACTGACAGCACCGCAATACCCATTCGAGCAGAAAGCCCCTGCGATCGATATCATCAGCGACTGA
- a CDS encoding GNAT family N-acetyltransferase encodes MLRIELLSRGHDREGFSCGERDLDDYLKRTARQHNDKGISRTFVLVDSDEPAKILGFFTLASYAVVAAELPPEYAKKYPCKAPAAKLARLAVARDQQRQGFGGLMMVEAMRRTLAVAENIGIIGFFVDAKNQGAREYYEQYGFVALPDHPLALFLPLATLAAAVESLGN; translated from the coding sequence ATGCTTCGCATCGAACTTCTTTCGCGGGGACACGACCGCGAAGGCTTTAGCTGCGGCGAGCGGGACTTGGACGACTATCTCAAAAGGACCGCTCGCCAGCACAATGACAAAGGGATCTCGCGCACCTTCGTCCTCGTCGATTCGGATGAGCCGGCGAAGATCCTGGGCTTTTTCACTCTGGCGAGCTACGCCGTCGTGGCGGCGGAACTGCCGCCCGAATACGCGAAAAAATACCCTTGCAAAGCGCCCGCTGCCAAACTGGCCCGCTTGGCGGTAGCGAGGGATCAGCAACGCCAAGGGTTCGGTGGTCTCATGATGGTCGAGGCCATGCGGCGCACCCTTGCCGTTGCCGAAAACATCGGGATCATCGGCTTTTTCGTGGATGCGAAGAACCAGGGCGCCCGCGAGTATTACGAGCAGTATGGCTTTGTAGCCCTGCCCGACCATCCGCTCGCCCTCTTTTTGCCGCTGGCCACGCTGGCTGCTGCGGTTGAGTCGCTTGGCAATTGA
- a CDS encoding DMT family transporter, whose amino-acid sequence MKNQPVPSRRSFPWRALAMVLFCILVWGLSYPVTRPAVQEIPPLSLAFARLFLAACLVWPLTRKFPKRIDRQDRLPVCSLGIAGVTLYFGFENFGLKHTTTSHAALIIATIPLFTEMVVAIRSRRRPAPRVLLGTFVALGGSPTSA is encoded by the coding sequence ATGAAAAACCAACCAGTTCCTTCCCGCCGGTCCTTTCCCTGGCGCGCCTTGGCCATGGTGCTGTTCTGCATCCTGGTCTGGGGGCTGTCTTATCCGGTCACCCGGCCGGCGGTGCAGGAGATCCCGCCCCTGTCCCTGGCCTTTGCCCGACTTTTCCTGGCCGCTTGCCTGGTCTGGCCCCTCACGCGTAAATTCCCGAAACGGATTGACCGCCAGGACCGGCTTCCGGTCTGCTCTTTGGGCATTGCCGGCGTCACCCTTTATTTCGGCTTTGAAAACTTTGGTCTCAAACACACCACGACCTCCCACGCCGCCCTGATCATCGCCACCATCCCCCTTTTCACCGAAATGGTCGTGGCGATTCGCAGCCGTCGCCGACCGGCTCCGCGGGTGCTGCTCGGGACCTTCGTCGCCCTGGGTGGTTCACCCACCTCGGCTTGA
- a CDS encoding LysR family transcriptional regulator, which produces MEISELKIFLAVAQKGSISRAAEELHCVQSNVTARIKQLEERLGTILFHRKSKGVTLAPSGHLLLDYAERILRLAREAEEAITNQDEPRGKLLIGSMETTAAVRLPPLLAAYHRSYPNVELNLVTGPSEESLRRLLDFQIDGAFVAGELVNEAVTADKAFDEELVLVAPPDINSLEQVAHQKILVFRTGCSYRAQLEAWLRKTGRLPYQVMEFGSIEGIIGCISAGMGVSILPRSVVERPQYQDNCSLHSLPREVGIMTTWFVRRRHEKPGKAMQAFMDLIVSK; this is translated from the coding sequence ATGGAGATCAGTGAACTGAAAATCTTCCTGGCGGTTGCCCAAAAGGGCAGCATTTCAAGAGCAGCGGAAGAACTTCACTGCGTGCAATCCAACGTGACTGCCCGCATCAAACAACTGGAAGAGCGCCTTGGCACCATTCTCTTCCATCGAAAGAGCAAAGGCGTCACCCTCGCCCCCTCCGGGCACTTGCTGCTGGACTATGCCGAGCGCATCCTCCGCCTTGCGAGGGAGGCTGAAGAAGCAATCACCAATCAGGATGAGCCAAGGGGCAAGCTACTCATCGGCTCGATGGAAACGACAGCCGCAGTCCGCCTGCCGCCGCTCCTAGCCGCCTATCATCGCTCTTACCCCAATGTCGAATTGAACCTGGTGACAGGTCCCTCCGAGGAATCGCTGAGGCGGCTTCTTGATTTCCAGATCGATGGCGCTTTCGTTGCCGGCGAGCTTGTCAATGAGGCAGTGACCGCGGACAAGGCCTTTGACGAGGAACTGGTGCTGGTTGCTCCCCCTGACATCAATTCGCTAGAGCAGGTTGCCCATCAGAAGATTCTAGTTTTTCGAACGGGCTGTAGCTATCGGGCACAACTGGAAGCGTGGCTCAGGAAAACGGGGAGGCTCCCCTACCAGGTGATGGAATTTGGCTCGATCGAGGGGATCATCGGGTGCATTTCCGCTGGGATGGGTGTCAGCATCCTGCCGCGCTCAGTCGTCGAACGGCCGCAGTATCAAGACAACTGCTCCTTGCACAGTCTGCCGAGAGAGGTCGGCATCATGACCACCTGGTTTGTGCGCCGCCGTCATGAAAAACCCGGCAAGGCCATGCAGGCATTTATGGACCTGATCGTTTCGAAGTAA